A window of Fibrobacter sp. genomic DNA:
TAGCAAACTGCAACTATTGGGCGACTTTGTGTACAATTCCGAGGGTAATTTGACGGAAGACAATTACTTGAAAGGTGAGAATCTCAAAAAATGCACTTGTGCATTTTTATTGCCGAATCGTAGTGTATTGCGCTTTGTGCAACTCCAAAAGTCTGAAAATTTCCTATGCTTGGAGAGGTATGCCTATCGAGTTCACACAATATCCTCCGCAGAAGAATACGGGAAGTTCCAGCGACACCGCCCGCCTTTCGATGATGTACGACGGGTTGGGCAGACGCATCTCCAAGACGTTCCTGACAAAGTCGGCTACCACGGCAAGCTGGGATTCGCTCAAAGTGACGCACTACACCGGCATCGGCACCGAAATCAGGGAGTACAAGACCTGGAACTTTGTGCGTTTCCTCCATTTTTGGCATTTAATCCAAAAATGAATGAGAATATCGCAAAGGTTATAAGCAAAAGTGCCTTTTTTTCTATATTTCGCCCCACTTATGACCAAAAGTGGCGAGAATTTCGTGATAGCCCTGGATGGCGGTTCGGGTACCGGCAAGAGTACCACCGCTAAGATTGTGGCCAAGACCCTGGGTATCACCTATCTGGACACGGGCGCCATGTACCGCGCCGTGACGTTAGCTGCCCTGGACGCAGGACTCCCTGCCGAGGACGGCCCCGCCATGGACAAGTTGCTCTCTAACCTGACTCTGGGGTTCGACTCCGAAAATCACATTTTGATTAACGGGGTGTGCCGCGAAAGCGAAATCCGCGGTATGAAGGTGTCGAACAACGTGAGCATCTACTGCGCCCTGCCGTCGGTCCGGGCCGCCATGACCAGGCAGCAGCGTGAAATCGGCAAGAAGCAGAGCTGCATCTTGGATGGCCGCGATATCGGAACCGTGGTGTTCCCCGATGCCAAGTACAAGTTTTTCATGGTGACGGACGTAGAGGTCCGCGCCGAGCGCCGCTACAAGGAACTCCTTGAAAAAGGCGAAAAAGTGACTCTCGAAGAAGTCCTCCACAACTTGGTAGAACGGGACCGGCTGGACTCTTCCCGCGCAAACGCCCCCCTCAAGAAGGCGGACGACGCTATCGAAATTGACACTACACACATCTCAATCCAACAACAGGTGCAAAAGATTCTCGACTACGTAGGTGTAGTGGCGTAGCCTGAATCCTTTGAACCACAACCCAAATAAACAATATGTCTCAAAATCTCAAATTCGGAACTCAAGAAGATCTCGCTGAAATCCTCGCCGCCCAAGGCGAATGCAGCCCCGACTTCCGCAAGGCTAACGCCGACATCTACGCCGGCATGGACTGCCTGGAACAGGGCAAGCTCGTTACCGGTAAGATTAGCCAGGTGAACGACCAGGAAGTGCTGATTGACGTGAACTACTAGTCCGAAGGTGTCATTGACCGTGCTGAATTCAAGGACACGGACTCCCTCGAAATCGGTTCCGAAATCGAAGTGTTTGTCGAAAAGCTGGAAGATGAAGACGGACGTCTCATCCTCTCCAAGCAGAAGGCCGACTTCGTGCGCGTGTGGGACCGCATCCACGCCGCTTTCGAAAACAACGAAGTCGTGCGCGGTACGCTCACCAAGCGTATCAAGGGCGGTGTGGTTGTCGACCTGTTCGGCATCGACGCCTTCTTGCCGGGTTCCCAGATCGACCTCCGTCAGATCCCGGACATCAACGCCCTCATCGGTCAGGAATTCGACCTCAAGGTTATCAAGGTCAACAAGGCCCGCCGCAACATCGTCGTTTCTCGCCGTGTGGTTCTCGAAGAAGAACGCAACAAGCAGCGTGGCGACGTTCTCGAAACTCTCGAGAAGGGTCAGGTCCGCAAGGGTATCGTCAAGAACATCACCGACTTCGGAGCATTCATTGACCTGGGCGGCGTAGATGGCCTCCTCCACATCACCGACATGAGCTACAAGCGCATCAACCACCCGACCGAATTGCTCCAGCTCGGCCAGGAAGTCGAAGTTATGGTTCTCGACTTCAACGACAAGAAGGAACGCATTTCTCTGGGCATGAAGCAGCTTAAGCCCCATCCGTGGAAGGATATCGCTGAACGTTATCCCGAAGGCGCTATCGTCAAGGGTAAGGTTGTTTCCATTACCGATTACGGTGCATTCGTTGAACTGGATAGCGGCGTCGAAGGCCTCATCCACGTTTCCGAAATGTCCTGGACCCAGCACGTCAAGCACCCGTCCAAAATCCTCACCGTTGGTCAGGAAGTGGAAGCCGTGGTGCTCAAGGTCGAAGAAGATGCTGAACGTATCTCTCTCGGCATGAAGCAGCTGGAAAGCGATCCGTGGGATTCTATCGAAACTGAACTTCCGCCGGGTGCCCGCGTGGTTGGTGAAATCCGCAACATCGCTTCCTTCGGCGCCTTCGTTGAAATCAAGGAAGGTGTTGATGGCCTCATCCACGTGTCTGACATGTCCTGGACCAAGAAGATCACTCATCCCAACGAAATGGTCAAGAAGGGTGACAAGGTGGAATGCGTTGTGCTGGCCGTCGATAAGGAAAAGCGCCGCATTAGCCTTTCCATGAAGCACCTCACTGAAGACCCGTGGGATTCTGTGGAAACCACATACCCCGTGGACGCCGAAGTGAAGGGCAAGATCGTTCGCATGCTGGACCGCGGTGTCGTGGTTGAACTTGCCGACGGTATCGAAGGCTTCATCCCGGTTTCCAAGCTCACCGCTGAATACATCAAGGTTCCTGCCGATGCGTTCAAGGTTGGCGACGAAGTTCCGGCCGTGGTGACCGAAATCGACCAGAACAACCGCAAGATCTTCCTCTCTGTGGTGGACTACTTCAAGAACCGTGAATCCGCCGAGCTGAAGGCTTGGATGGATTCTCACAAGCCGGGCGAATCTGGCACCACCATCGGTGAAGCCGCCGCCCCCAAGAAGAAGAGCACCAAGAAGAAGGCTGAGAAGGCTGCTGACGAAGCTGCCGAAAAGCCGGCTGAAGAAGCCTAATTGGTTGTGGGTTATGAGTGATGAGTTCGCAAGCCTATGGCTTGCTTTGAGGTGAAATAATGGCGCTTCGTGCAAAATGAAAACACCTGGGACTTATCGCTAACCAGTCGCTTAAAGGAATCCCGCGGATAAAACCGCGGGGTTTCTTTTTATTTAGAATTGGATGTATAGTCAAGGGAATGTCATTGAATAGCTATCTTGTATCTGTGATGAAAAAGATTTTTTTGAGTGCTTTGGTTGGGACAGTCGCCCTCTCTTTTTGGGGGTGCGCTGGTGGGCCCAAGGTAGATGACCCGGAATTTTTCAAGAACAAGTCGGGTGTTATCGGCGTGTTCAGGCAGCCCGCCTTTTACTGCAGCGAGGCCAGCCCCCAGTATATGCAGCTGGGAGATTCTACGGTGCTGGTGAAACCCGCCTATAGCGAAGACCAGGACAACCTCTTTGTGCAGGAGATGGGCCCTGGAGTTGCAACCCTGAAATACTATGAATACGCCTGTGGCGAGGACAAGCACAAGTTCGTGCTGGATACCACCCGCAAGGACGGGGCGTCGGGCCTGGTGGTGCCGGAATCGGGATTCTGCAAGACGGTGGTTTCCTTTGTGGAAGGGGACAAGCTGTTTACCCAGAACGACGACCTGCTCATTGAATTTTTCGAGAAGCATAAGGTGGCCACCGGCTACCACATGATTCCCTACTGCGAAGTGGTGACGCCGAGAGGCCGGACCGTATCGACGGGCATGGATTCGGATTCCTTGCTGCAGGTGAAATACGAGGCGGCTATTGCCGATGCCGCTGAGGCAAAACAAGAAGAGATTTACCCGCTGGTCACCGTTACGCCAGAGTCGGAGGGAGTGACTTGGGACAGGGATTCTACCCATGTGCTGGTGATTACCTTCCACGATAGGCCTGACATTTACGATACGGATACGTTGGTCATGTCGCAGGAAGTATGGGTAGTTTCGGAAAAGGAACTGTATTCCTGGTATAAGTCGAACAATGCTGGCGTAAAGGATTGGGATGTCCGCTTCAAGCAACTGCTGGGAATTCGTGCAAGCGCGAAGTATACCCATTTCTCTGCTTTGTGGGTGAAGCCCATAGACCTGGTGCGTCCGGCTTACCAGACCGACGTAAAACTGGATTCCATGACGCTGAAGTTTGACGAAAGTTTCGACGACTACACCTACGACAAGGAGTTCAAACTTTCGTTCAAGCGCTGGTTCGACGACAGCCGTGCAAAGGCCTACGTCAAGAAAACGGGCTACCCCTGGACCCGTCTGGGCTATACCTATGACTGGGGCGCCGAAGACAAGAAATACGGTCTCACGGAATTCCTGATTTTGCAGGACTCCCATGTGCGGGTGCAGTTCACCAAGAACGTGCCCACCTTCGTGAAGTGGCTGGAAGAGCGGAATTAATTTTTTTGATTATCGACGAACCATGACCCGCCACAACTGCTGGCGGGCATTTTTGTACTTGCGTTCGAAGGCGGTGATGGACTGCTCAGGCTCGAACACTTCGCAGCTAACGGATTTCACTACTACATTGTCATCCCCGGCGCCTGTACTGAGCGAAGTCGAAGTATGACCGGGGATCTCCTTGACTATACCCGCCGCCAGTTCAAATTCCCGAGCATAGATTTCCCAGTTGGTCCGCAACTCCGTTTCTTGCGCCAACTGCAACAGGGTGGGGAATATGGGGTGCAGGTGGAAACGCCTGCCTGCTTCGCTCTGCTTGGGCCAGGGGTTGGGGTAATAGAGGGCGTGATAGGGAATGGCCCACTGCTTACTTGTTACTTTATCCAAAGCGAGCCGCCAAAAGTCGATGAGTTCCGCCCGGACATAGAAAATGTTTTTAGGTGCTTCTTGCTTGGCGCCGCCGTTTCGCGCCTCGGTGCCGCGGGACTGACCGGTGTCGAAGGCTCTGCCCGCCTTGTCCAGGCGGATGGCGGACTTGTCGATGCCGATGACAGGATAGTCCGGATAGCGCCTTGCCAGATGTTGTGTGCTTTCGCCGGTGCCGCATCCTGAATCCAGAATGACAGGCTGTGGGGCGGCGCAGGATGGTCCTTCGGACTGGGCGAACCTTTTGATGTAAAAGTCAGCGATGAACTGTTCCGCGTCGGCGAAGGCATTTCGGGTGTGGTCGGCGATGGGCCTCTTGTATTCGGTGGTGGCGTACTTGCGGACCAGCTTTTCCAAATCCTTGAAAGGGCCGTCTTGGTTGGACAGGACTTCGCGAGCGTTGTTCATTCCTGGACCTCGATGCCGTACTTGTTCACCTTGTAATGCATCATGCGGGGGCTTACCTGCAGGTCGCGGCCGGCGGCGCTCAGGTTCCCGTTGTTTTTGCGCAGGGCTTCCATCAGGATTTCTTTTTCGTAGGAGCGGAGCAGCGTGGAGAGCGACGCCGGACCTTCGGGAATGAGCGACGTGCCCGAGGTAACGTCGGTCTGCAATGTGGGCGGAAGGTCGTAGGCGTTGATGCTTACGTCTGTGGTGGCGAGGCAGGCGTGCTCGATGCAGTTTTCCAGTTCACGCACGTTGCCCGGCCAGTGGTAGCTCATGAGCATGTCGATGGCGGGAGTGCTGAGCCTCTGGATTTTCTTGCCGTATTTCAGGTTCATCTTGGCGATGAAATGGTCTGCCAAAAGCAGAATGTCCGTTTTGCGTTGGGACAGTTCCGGCAGCTTGATCTGGAAAATGTTCAGGCGGTAGTAGAGGTCTTCGCGGAAAAGCCCCTGCTGCATCAGGGTTTCAAGGTCCTTGCCGGTGCTGGCGATAATCCGGATGTTTGCGTTTTGGAAAATGTTGCTCCCCAGGCGGCTGAAGCGCCGGTCTTGCAGGAACTGCAAAAGCTTGGTCTGTGCGGCAAGGGGCAGGGAGCCGACCTCGTCTATAAAAAGGGTGCCGCCGTTTGCCTGCTCCGCCTTGCCCAGGTGGCGTGCGGTGGCGCCAGTGAAGGCGCCCCTTTCGTAGCCGAACAGTTCGCTTTCCAGGGAGTTGAATCCTTCGCCTGCGTTCAGGGAATCGCAGTTCAAGATGACGAAGGGCCCGCTCGCCCTTTCGGACATGCGGTGCAAAGTCCTTGCGGTGTGTTCCTTGCCGGTACCTGCCGCCCCGCGGATAAGCACCACGGCGTCGCTACTTGCGATTTGTCGCACCTGCCGCTCCACCTCTTGCATGGCGCGGGTGTTTCCGATGAGATCGCTGGGAGTGCCGCCCATGAGGTCCCGAAGTTCCTGGAATTTCTTCTGGTACCCCGTTTCGACGGCGGCGAAATTGTTGCCGATGATTTCTTGCAACCTTTGCCTCAGGCGGTCCTTGGCACGGATATGGTGCAGGGCGTCGTCGATTTGGCGCAGGGCTTCTGTTTGCAGGGCGTTGAATTCCATGGCCTAAATATAGGATTGTTAGGCGGTTTGTTTTGTCTGTGCTTTACAAATATGTAATAATAGTGATGAATTTTACAAAAATGTAAAGAAAACGGCCTGAAATTTGCCATTTTTTCACTGCAAAGCTACCGTTCTCCTTTCTATTTTTCGCCCCGAAACAAAAGGACGCACTATGATCAGCACCCGCAAGAATACCGTCAACGATATCGCTTCGGCACCTGCCACCCCCATCAAGCCCGCCACGCCGGCAAATATCGACTATTTCGGCGAGGACGTGTTCAATGCCCGGGCCATGCGGAACTACCTTTCCAAGGAAACCTGTGAAAAGCTTTTGGCCACCATTGACGAGGGCGCTCCCCTGGACGCCAACATCGCAAGCGAAGTGGCCCATGCCATGAAGCGCTGGGCCCTGGACCGTGGAGCTACCCACTTTACCCACTGGTTCCAGCCCCTTACCGGCTCTACCGCCGAAAAGCACGATTCCTTCTTGGAACTGGAAGAAGGCAAGCCCATCATGGTGTTCAGCGGCAAGAACCTGATTGTGGGGGAGCCGGACGCCTCCAGTTTCCCCAGCGGGGGCCTGCGCTCTACCTTCGAGGCCCGGGGATACACCGCCTGGGACCCCACCAGTCCCGCTTTTATCAAGCGCCACGGTAACGGTGCGACCCTTTGTATTCCCACGGCGTTCTGCAGCTATACCGGCGAGGCCCTGGACAAGAAAACGCCCCTGCTCCGCAGCTTGCAGGCCCTTTCCAAGTCCACCCGTAGGCTCATGACCTGTTTTAAGGCGAGCCCCAAGAAGACCACCGTGACTCTTGGCGCCGAGCAGGAATATTTCTTGATCGACAAGCGTTTTTACCTGCAACGGCCGGACCTGTACCAGGCGGGGCGCACTATCTTCGGGGCAACACCTGCCAAGCACCAGCAGATGGACGACCACTACTTCGGTAGCATTCCCACCCGCATCTTGAACTTTATGAACGATGTGGAAATGGAACTGTGGAAGCTTGGAATTCCGGCCAAGACCCGCCACAACGAGGTGGCTCCTGCCCAGTTCGAACTGGCTCCCATCTTTGAAGAGGTGAACCTGGCCTGCGACCACAACATGCAGATTATGGAAGTGCTCCGTCAGGTGGCAGACAGGCACGGGCTGGTTTGCCTGCTCCACGAGAAGCCCTTTGCCGGCGTGAACGGTTCGGGCAAGCACAACAATTGGAGCATTACTTATGGTCATGGAAACTTGCTGAACCCCGGCAAGGACCCGCACCAGAATGCGGTTTTCTTGACGGCTCTCTGCGCCGTGATTTATGCGGTGGATACCCACGCCGACCTGCTCCGCATGACGGTGGCGGGAGCGGGTAACGACCATCGTCTGGGGGCCAACGAGGCACCTCCGGCGATTATGTCTATCTACCTTGGTGACCAGCTGATGGATGTCATCGACCAGCTGGAACAGGGCGTGCCCAAGTCCAGCAAGCAGGCGGGTGCCATGCGGATTGGCGCAGACGCCTTGCCGCCGCTCCCTCGGGACGCTACCGACCGTAACCGCACGAGTCCCTTCGCCTTTACGGGAAACAAGTTCGAATTCCGCGCTCCGGGCTCTAGCCAGAGCTGTTCCGAACCCAACGTGGTGCTGAACACCATCGTGGCCGAAGCTTTTGACATGATTGCGGAACAGCTGGAAAAATTGGACGAGAAGAATTTCCACACGGGACTGCAGAAGATTCTCCAGAAAATCGTGAAGGAACACAAGCGCGTAATCTTCAACGGCAACGGCTATACCGACGAATGGATTGCCGAAGCGGAACGTCGAGGACTCCCCAACATCAAGACCTCCATGGAAGCCATGAAGGCCCTGGTGAAAGACGAGAATGTGGCCCTGTTCGAAAAATACGGCGTGATGAACCGTCGCGAGATGGAATCCCGCTACGAAGTGAACGTGGAGGATTTCCACAAGCGTATCCATATCGAAGGGGAAATCGCCCGTGACCTGGCAAAGAACGTGATTTTGCCCAAGGTGGTGGATTCTTACTCCAATGCCCTCAAGACAAACGAAATGGCCCTGAACCAAGGATTCCCTGGCTTGGATGGTTACGCCAAGGCTCTGGGCGAAGGTTCTTCGAAACTGATGGCCGCCATTGCCAAGATGGAAGCCTGCCTGGAGAAGGACCACGAGGATATTCTCGACGCCATGGCGGAACTTCGCGGCGTGGTGGACGCCCTGGAAAAAATCGTGCCCGACGACTGCTGGCCCCTGCCCAAGTACAGGGAAATGCTGTTCATTTACTAAACCATTTACGTACAAAAAAACACCCGAGGTCCACTGCCCCCCCCCTTTTTCTATATTCATTGTTATATTTAGAGGGGGGGGGGTATTCCCCTCAAAAGGAGAAAACTATGAAAAAACTACTATGGACATCGGCTATTGCCCTGACGGCCGTGGCGTGCCTTACCGCCTGTGATGAAAGCACCAGCGGTGCCTCTAATGCCATCGCATCCTACAAGACAGAAACAGCCCTTCCGGACACCTGCGAGATGGAAGTGGCCAAGGCTGGCGACACCTACTTCGCCTGCTTTGAGAATAAGTGGGTGGAAGTTACGGACTCCGCCACCGTGGAACAGTTCAAGGAAGGCCTTGACGAGGACGAAATCAAGGGAAAACTTGAAGAACTGGAAGACCTACTGAAGCCCACCACGCCGGCTAAGCCCAAGTCCTCCAGTAGTAAGAAGACGGACGAGGA
This region includes:
- a CDS encoding (d)CMP kinase: MTKSGENFVIALDGGSGTGKSTTAKIVAKTLGITYLDTGAMYRAVTLAALDAGLPAEDGPAMDKLLSNLTLGFDSENHILINGVCRESEIRGMKVSNNVSIYCALPSVRAAMTRQQREIGKKQSCILDGRDIGTVVFPDAKYKFFMVTDVEVRAERRYKELLEKGEKVTLEEVLHNLVERDRLDSSRANAPLKKADDAIEIDTTHISIQQQVQKILDYVGVVA
- a CDS encoding methyltransferase domain-containing protein produces the protein MNNAREVLSNQDGPFKDLEKLVRKYATTEYKRPIADHTRNAFADAEQFIADFYIKRFAQSEGPSCAAPQPVILDSGCGTGESTQHLARRYPDYPVIGIDKSAIRLDKAGRAFDTGQSRGTEARNGGAKQEAPKNIFYVRAELIDFWRLALDKVTSKQWAIPYHALYYPNPWPKQSEAGRRFHLHPIFPTLLQLAQETELRTNWEIYAREFELAAGIVKEIPGHTSTSLSTGAGDDNVVVKSVSCEVFEPEQSITAFERKYKNARQQLWRVMVRR
- a CDS encoding sigma-54-dependent Fis family transcriptional regulator — translated: MEFNALQTEALRQIDDALHHIRAKDRLRQRLQEIIGNNFAAVETGYQKKFQELRDLMGGTPSDLIGNTRAMQEVERQVRQIASSDAVVLIRGAAGTGKEHTARTLHRMSERASGPFVILNCDSLNAGEGFNSLESELFGYERGAFTGATARHLGKAEQANGGTLFIDEVGSLPLAAQTKLLQFLQDRRFSRLGSNIFQNANIRIIASTGKDLETLMQQGLFREDLYYRLNIFQIKLPELSQRKTDILLLADHFIAKMNLKYGKKIQRLSTPAIDMLMSYHWPGNVRELENCIEHACLATTDVSINAYDLPPTLQTDVTSGTSLIPEGPASLSTLLRSYEKEILMEALRKNNGNLSAAGRDLQVSPRMMHYKVNKYGIEVQE
- a CDS encoding glutamine synthetase III codes for the protein MISTRKNTVNDIASAPATPIKPATPANIDYFGEDVFNARAMRNYLSKETCEKLLATIDEGAPLDANIASEVAHAMKRWALDRGATHFTHWFQPLTGSTAEKHDSFLELEEGKPIMVFSGKNLIVGEPDASSFPSGGLRSTFEARGYTAWDPTSPAFIKRHGNGATLCIPTAFCSYTGEALDKKTPLLRSLQALSKSTRRLMTCFKASPKKTTVTLGAEQEYFLIDKRFYLQRPDLYQAGRTIFGATPAKHQQMDDHYFGSIPTRILNFMNDVEMELWKLGIPAKTRHNEVAPAQFELAPIFEEVNLACDHNMQIMEVLRQVADRHGLVCLLHEKPFAGVNGSGKHNNWSITYGHGNLLNPGKDPHQNAVFLTALCAVIYAVDTHADLLRMTVAGAGNDHRLGANEAPPAIMSIYLGDQLMDVIDQLEQGVPKSSKQAGAMRIGADALPPLPRDATDRNRTSPFAFTGNKFEFRAPGSSQSCSEPNVVLNTIVAEAFDMIAEQLEKLDEKNFHTGLQKILQKIVKEHKRVIFNGNGYTDEWIAEAERRGLPNIKTSMEAMKALVKDENVALFEKYGVMNRREMESRYEVNVEDFHKRIHIEGEIARDLAKNVILPKVVDSYSNALKTNEMALNQGFPGLDGYAKALGEGSSKLMAAIAKMEACLEKDHEDILDAMAELRGVVDALEKIVPDDCWPLPKYREMLFIY